From Daucus carota subsp. sativus chromosome 6, DH1 v3.0, whole genome shotgun sequence, the proteins below share one genomic window:
- the LOC108192876 gene encoding endoglucanase 9 translates to MHVTNACDGVPQIPADSGPGTQSWVSRKFIIWTIGTIIALGLIAAFIILLVKFLPHQHHRPPVLDNDTRPFDRSTSTLEYNYTIALSKALLFFNAQKSGKLPEDNNVAWREDSGLNDGIDDPSFKGNNLVGGYYDSGDAIKFNFPQSFAMTMLSWSVIEYSAKYEAAGELNHIKDIIKWGTDYLLKTFNSSADTIDRVVMQVGVGDTSEGHIRNDHYCWMRPEDIDYHRPVTECHSCSDLAAEMAAALASASIVFKDNKTYSKKLVHGAKTLFKFARDQHGMYSIGTEAANFYNSTSYWDEFAWGGAWMYCATGNNFYLSLAIKMASQAGAFGGGHDYGELSWDNKLAGAQLLLTRLRLFLSPGYSFEEGLKTFHNQTCMYMCSLLPSLKRFNRTQGGLIQLNNGKPQPLQFVVNAAFLATLFSDYLDAADTPGWYCGPNFYPTSLLRTFAKTQIDYVLGRNPRNMSYLVGFGSHYPKQVHHRGASIPNNKVKYSCRGGWKWRDSSDPNPNTIVGAMVGGPDWDDGFRDTRLNYNQTEATIAGNAGLVAALVALPGSNSKLFDIKTMFSAIPPLFPLAPPPPAAWKR, encoded by the exons ATGCATGTAACAAATGCATGTGATGGAGTTCCACAGATTCCGGCTGATTCTGGTCCCGGAACACAGAGTTGGGTGAGTAGAAAGTTCATTATTTGGACTATTGGCACTATCATTGCTCTTGGTCTTATTGCTGCCTTCATCATTCTTCTTGTCAAGTTTTTGCCACATCAGCATCATCGTCCTCCAGTGCTGGATAATGATACACGTCCTTTTGATCGTTCTACATCTACATTGGAATACAATTACACGATTGCTTTGAGCAAAGCACTCTTGTTCTTCAATGCACAGAAAT CTGGAAAACTTCCGGAGGACAATAATGTTGCTTGGAGAGAAGACTCTGGTTTGAACGACGGGATAGATGATCCTTCATTCAAAGGCAACAATTTGGTTGGGGGTTATTATGATTCTGGTGATGCAATCAAATTCAATTTTCCACAATCTTTTGCCATGACCATGTTGAGTTGGAGTGTGATCGAGTACAGTGCCAAATATGAAGCTGCAGGGGAGCTTAACCATATTAAAGACATCATTAAGTGGGGAACTGATTATCTTCTAAAAACTTTTAATTCTTCTGCTGACACCATAGATCGCGTTGTGATGCAG GTGGGAGTTGGAGACACCAGTGAAGGACATATTCGTAATGACCATTATTGTTGGATGCGCCCTGAGGACATTGATTACCATCGACCTGTAACTGAATGTCATAGTTGCTCAGACCTTGCAGCAGAGATGGCAGCTGCTCTGGCTTCAGCGTCTATTGTTTTCAAGGACAACAAGACGTACTCCAAGAAACTTGTCCATGGAGCGAAAACCCTCTTTAAATTTGCTAGGGATCAGCATGGCATGTATAGCATAGGAACGGAGGCTGCAAATTTTTATAACTCAACTAGTTACTGGGATGAGTTTGCCTGGGGAGGAGCGTGGATGTATTGTGCTACTGGGAATAATTTTTACCTCTCCCTTGCAATCAAAATGGCCTCACAAGCTGGTGCTTTTGGGGGAGGCCATGATTATGGCGAACTTAGTTGGGATAACAAGCTTGCGGGAGCTCAA CTTCTTTTAACACGTCTGAGATTGTTCTTGTCCCCTGGGTATTCCTTTGAAGAAGGTCTAAAGACATTTCACAATCAAACCTGCATGTACATGTGCTCGTTGCTTCCATCCTTAAAGCGCTTCAACAGAACACAAG GAGGCTTGATTCAGTTAAATAATGGAAAACCGCAGCCTCTTCAATTCGTTGTCAATGCTGCTTTCTTGGCTACACTATTTAGCGACTATCTTGATGCTGCGGATACACCTGGATGGTACTGTGGACCAAATTTCTACCCAACTAGTCTTCTGCGTACGTTTGCCAAGACTCAG ATTGACTATGTTCTTGGTAGAAATCCAAGAAACATGAGTTATCTTGTGGGATTCGGAAGTCACTACCCGAAACAAGTCCACCACAGAGGTGCGTCCATTCCTAACAACAAGGTGAAATACAGCTGCAGAGGAGGATGGAAATGGAGGGATAGCTCGGATCCAAATCCTAATACTATTGTCGGGGCTATGGTTGGGGGGCCCGACTGGGATGATGGTTTCCGTGACACGCGTTTGAATTACAATCAGACAGAGGCAACTATTGCAGGTAATGCTGGTTTAGTCGCAGCCCTTGTGGCTTTGCCGGGCAGTAACAGTAAGCTATTTGACATAAAAACCATGTTCTCTGCAATTCCACCCTTGTTTCCCCtcgcaccaccaccaccagctGCTTGGAAACGTTGA
- the LOC108227452 gene encoding endoglucanase 9 isoform X3, whose protein sequence is MQIRLASDGELQILVGSDTIKDQSYIDPVVMSPPLDDKSQSCSSRKYFIWTIGIVLAAGLIVGFIILLIKTLPHHHHRPQSLPDNVTLALDRAMLQSNKYTIALSKALMFFNAQKSGKLPKNTNVSWRGNSGLDDGKSDPSSIGRDLVGGYYDAGDAIKFNFPQSFAMTMLSWSVIEYSAKYEAAGELNHIKDVIKWGTDYLLKTFNSSADTIDRLVIQVGSGDTAGGSIPNDHYCWMRPEDINYEQPVAECHRCSDLAAEMAAALAAASIVFKDNKAYSRKLVHGAKALFKFSRHQRGKYSTGTEAAVFYDSSSYWDEFVWGGAWMYYATGNSSYLSLATNMKMAAHAGAFREGPGSGVLSWDNKLPGAQLLLTRLRLFLAPGYPFEEGLRTFHNQTCMYMCSFLPSFKRFNRTHGGLIQLNNGKPQPLQFVVNAAFLATLFGDYLDATDTPGWYCGPNFYPISVLRTFAKTQIDYVLGKNPRKMSYLVGFGSHYPKQVHHRGASIPNNKVKYSCKGGWKWRDSSKPNPNTIVGAMVAGPDRHDGFHDKRTNYNYTEPTIAGNAGLVAALVALSAGKNTQIDKNTMFSAVTPMFPLPPPPPAALKR, encoded by the exons ATGCAAATTAGACTTGCATCTGATGGGGAACTACAAATTCTGGTGGGTTCTGATACAATTAAAGATCAGAGCTACATTGATCCGGTGGTGATGTCTCCGCCTTTGGATGACAAATCTCAGAGTTGTTCGAGCAGGAAGTATTTCATATGGACAATTGGCATTGTTTTAGCTGCTGGTTTAATTGTTGGTTTTATCATTCTTCTTATTAAGACTTTGCCACATCATCACCACCGTCCTCAGTCGCTGCCAGATAATGTCACTCTTGCTTTGGACCGCGCTATGCTGCAGTCGAATAAATACACGATTGCTTTAAGCAAAGCACTTATGTTCTTCAATGCACAGAAAT CTGGAAAACTTCCAAAAAACACTAATGTTTCCTGGAGGGGAAACTCTGGTTTAGATGATGGAAAATCTGATCCTTCATCTATAGGCAGAGATTTGGTTGGTGGTTATTATGATGCCGGTGATGCAATCAAATTCAATTTTCCTCAATCTTTTGCAATGACCATGTTGAGTTGGAGTGTGATCGAGTACAGTGCAAAATATGAAGCTGCTGGGGAGCTTAACCATATCAAAGATGTCATTAAATGGGGAACTGATTATCTTCTGAAAACTTTTAACTCGTCTGCTGATACCATAGATCGCCTTGTCATTCAG GTGGGAAGTGGGGATACCGCTGGAGGGTCAATTCCTAATGATCACTACTGTTGGATGCGTCCTGAAGACATTAACTATGAACAGCCTGTAGCAGAATGTCATAGGTGCTCAGACCTTGCTGCAGAGATGGCAGCTGCTCTAGCTGCAGCATCAATTGTTTTCAAGGATAACAAGGCTTACTCTCGGAAACTTGTCCATGGAGCTAAAGCCCTCTTTAAGTTCTCCAGGCATCAGCGTGGCAAGTATAGCACAGGAACAGAAGCTGCAGTATTCTATGACTCCAGTAGTTATTGGGATGAGTTTGTGTGGGGAGGAGCTTGGATGTATTACGCTACAGGAAATAGTTCTTATCTTTCCCTTGCCACTAATATGAAAATGGCCGCACATGCTGGTGCTTTCCGGGAAGGTCCTGGTTCTGGTGTACTTAGTTGGGATAACAAACTTCCAGGTGCTCAA CTTCTTTTAACACGTCTGAGATTGTTCTTGGCCCCTGGGTATCCCTTTGAAGAAGGTCTAAGGACATTTCACAATCAGACCTGCATGTACATGTGCTCATTTCTTCCATCCTTTAAGCGCTTCAACAGAACACACG GAGGCTTGATTCAGTTGAATAATGGAAAACCGCAGCCTCTTCAATTCGTTGTCAATGCTGCTTTCTTGGCTACACTATTTGGCGACTATCTTGATGCTACGGATACACCTGGATGGTACTGTGGACCAAATTTCTACCCAATTAGTGTCCTGCGAACATTTGCCAAGACTCAG ATTGACTATGTTCTTGGTAAAAATCCAAGAAAGATGAGTTATCTAGTGGGATTTGGAAGTCACTATCCGAAACAAGTCCACCACAGAGGTGCGTCCATTCCTAACAACAAGGTCAAATACAGTTGCAAAGGAGGATGGAAATGGAGGGACAGCTCAAAGCCAAATCCTAATACTATTGTTGGGGCTATGGTTGCTGGCCCTGACAGGCATGATGGTTTCCATGATAAGCGTACAAACTATAATTACACAGAACCAACTATTGCAGGCAATGCTGGTTTAGTCGCAGCCCTTGTGGCTTTGTCAGCTGGTAAAAATACGCAGATTGACAAGAACACCATGTTCTCTGCAGTTACACCTATGTTTCCGctcccaccaccaccaccagctGCTTTGAAACGCTGA
- the LOC108227452 gene encoding endoglucanase 25 isoform X2, with the protein MYGRDPWGGSLEIAADSGTDDDRSRNLNDIDRAALSKPLDETQQSWLLGPHEQKKKKYVDLGCVVVSKKIFVWTVGIILGAGLIAGFIALLVNTLPHHHPKPPPPDNYTLALRKALMFFNAQRSGKLPKHNNVSWRGNSCLQDGKSDPSSISKNLVGGYYDAGDAIKFNFPQSFAMTMLSWSVIEYSAKYEAAGELNHIKDVIKWGTDYLLKTFNSSADTIDRVVMQVGIGDTSGGPSPNDHYCWMRPEDIDYDRPVTECHSCSDLAAEMAAALASASIVFKDNKAYSEKLVHGAKTLFKFARDQRGRYSVGTEAEIFYNSTSYWDEFVWGGAWMYYATGNNSYLSLSTNIKMATHAGAFWGGQDYGVLSWDNKLAGAQVLLTRLRLFLSPGYPYEEALKTFHNQTSIYMCSFLPFFTSFNRTKGGLIQLNHGRPQPLQYVVNAAFLATLFSDYMDAADTPGWYCGPNFYSTDILRSFAQTQIDYVLGKNPRKMSYLVGFGSHYPKQVHHRGASIPNNKVKYSCKGGWKWRDSSKPNPNTIVGAMVAGPDRHDGFHDKRTNYNYTEPTIAGNAGLVAALVALSAGKNTQIDKNTMFSAVTPMFPLPPPPPAALKR; encoded by the exons ATGTATGGGAGAGATCCATGGGGTGGTTCTTTAGAAATTGCTGCAGATTCTGGCACTGATGATGATCGGAGCAGGAATTTAAATGATATCGATAGGGCGGCACTATCTAAGCCATTGGATGAGACTCAACAGAGTTGGTTATTAGGCCCTCATgagcaaaagaagaagaaatatgTGGATTTGGGTTGTGTAGTTGTGAGTAAAAAGATTTTTGTGTGGACTGTTGGTATAATTTTAGGAGCTGGTTTGATTGCAGGATTTATTGCTCTTCTTGTTAACACTTTGCCACATCATCATCCCAAACCTCCACCACCGGATAATTACACGCTTGCTTTGCGAAAAGCACTTATGTTCTTTAATGCACAGAGAT CCGGAAAACTTCCAAAACATAATAATGTTTCATGGAGGGGAAACTCTTGTTTACAAGATGGGAAATCAGATCCTTCATCTATAAGCAAAAATTTGGTTGGTGGTTATTACGATGCTGGCGATGCAATCAAATTCAATTTTCCACAATCTTTTGCAATGACCATGTTGAGTTGGAGTGTGATTGAGTACAGTGCTAAATATGAAGCTGCAGGGGAGCTTAACCATATTAAAGATGTCATTAAGTGGGGAACTGATTATCTTCTAAAAACTTTTAATTCTTCTGCTGATACCATAGATCGCGTTGTGATGCAG GTAGGAATTGGAGATACCAGTGGAGGACCAAGTCCAAATGATCATTATTGTTGGATGCGCCCTGAGGACATTGATTATGATCGACCTGTAACTGAATGCCATAGTTGCTCAGACCTTGCAGCAGAGATGGCAGCTGCTCTGGCTTCAGCATCTATTGTTTTTAAGGACAACAAGGCATACTCTGAGAAACTTGTTCATGGAGCGAAAACCCTCTTTAAATTTGCTAGAGATCAGCGTGGCAGGTATAGCGTAGGTACGGAGGCTGAAATTTTCTATAACTCCACTAGCTATTGGGATGAGTTTGTCTGGGGAGGTGCATGGATGTATTATGCTACGGGAAATAATTCTTACCTCTCCCTTTCTACTAATATCAAAATGGCCACACATGCTGGTGCTTTTTGGGGAGGCCAAGATTATGGTGTACTTAGTTGGGATAACAAGCTTGCAGGAGCTCAA GTTCTTTTAACACGTTTGAGATTGTTCTTGAGCCCTGGGTATCCTTATGAAGAAGCTTTAAAGACATTTCATAACCAGACCAGCATATACATGTGCTCATTCCTTCCTTTTTTCACTAGCTTCAACAGAACAAAAG GAGGGTTGATCCAGTTAAATCATGGAAGGCCACAGCCTCTTCAGTATGTTGTCAATGCTGCTTTTTTGGCTACATTATTTAGTGACTATATGGATGCTGCGGATACACCTGGATGGTACTGTGGACCAAATTTCTACTCAACTGATATCCTCCGTTCATTTGCTCAGACCCAG ATTGACTATGTTCTTGGTAAAAATCCAAGAAAGATGAGTTATCTAGTGGGATTTGGAAGTCACTATCCGAAACAAGTCCACCACAGAGGTGCGTCCATTCCTAACAACAAGGTCAAATACAGTTGCAAAGGAGGATGGAAATGGAGGGACAGCTCAAAGCCAAATCCTAATACTATTGTTGGGGCTATGGTTGCTGGCCCTGACAGGCATGATGGTTTCCATGATAAGCGTACAAACTATAATTACACAGAACCAACTATTGCAGGCAATGCTGGTTTAGTCGCAGCCCTTGTGGCTTTGTCAGCTGGTAAAAATACGCAGATTGACAAGAACACCATGTTCTCTGCAGTTACACCTATGTTTCCGctcccaccaccaccaccagctGCTTTGAAACGCTGA
- the LOC108192877 gene encoding chaperone protein ClpC1, chloroplastic yields MEKLYRKLTELNKYGTDLTELAKQNKLDPVIGRTDEIERVMQILCKRGNNNVCLTGNPGVGKTVIVEGLASRIVNGTVPLKLQGTKVFSIEMARLKAGTTWQGEIVQRLNKVLVEVKLSKGKILLFIDELHTIINNGYQLHASNIIKLAPARGELKCIGATTAAECRKYIEKDGALKRHFQVVDVPEPSVQDTVLILKGLLKRYETFHNVQYTDKAVHCASSLAKQYVSDRFLPEKAIDLIDEAGARVNLKRKQVDNNENVVQVKRHKKSRSEVKTNKKSHLKVNLHPKPKKMCVTELDIQHVLSSWTGIPVEKISQEEALKLLNMEKTLQTQVIGQKKAVVSVSRAIRRAKVGIRDLNRPIASFLFTGPTGVGKTELAKLVSKEYFGSKEALVRFDMSEYMAKHDVSKLIGAPPGYVGHHDGGQLTEAVKRRPHNLVLFDEIEKAHPDVFNAMLQILDDGRLTDGKGCLVDFKNTIIILTSNIGGQLNGKYEQVKHEVSELLKQKFRPEFLNRLDDIIVFKQLTKKRLKKIVQLMLKEFKEKVWERKDIIVKIENKVRDMVLEEGYSPSYGARPLRRAITRILEDSLGDRILSGDVKEGDTVTVDVNSRGEIVFFT; encoded by the exons ATGGAGAAGCTGTATCGGAAGCTTACAGAACTGAACAAGTATGGGACAGACCTAACCGAGTTGGCTAAGCAG AATAAATTGGATCCGGTCATAGGAAGGACTGATGAGATTGAACGTGTCATGCAAATATTATGCAAGCGCGGAAACAATAATGTGTGCCTCACTGGCAATCCCGGGGTTGGTAAAACCGTCATTGTTGAAGGCCTGGCATCAAGAATTGTTAACGGAACTGTGCCATTAAAACTCCAAGGAAcaaag GTATTCTCCATAGAAATGGCTCGATTAAAAGCTGGCACGACATGGCAAGGTGAAATCGTCCAGAGGCTGAATAAAGTTCTGGTTGAAGTGAAATTAAGTAAAGGGAAAATTTTGCTGTTTATTGATGAATTACATACAATAATTAATAATGGCTACCAGCTTCATGCATCCAACATTATAAAACTAGCACCAGCTAGGGGCGAGTTAAAG TGCATCGGAGCAACAACCGCGGCAGAATGCAGGAAGTACATTGAAAAAGACGGGGCATTAAAACGACATTTTCAAGTTGTTGATGTGCCTGAACCATCTGTGCAGGACACGGTTTTGATACTCAAAGGGCTGTTAAAAAGATATGAAACTTTTCATAATGTTCAATACACTGACAAAGCCGTTCACTGCGCTTCCTCCTTGGCAAAACAATATGTCAG TGACCGATTTCTGCCTGAAAAGGCAATAGACTTAATTGATGAAGCAGGCGCGAGGGTGAATCTGAAGAGGAAGCAAGTAGACAATAATGAGAATGTGGTTCAGGTTAAAAGGCATAAGAAGTCGCGTTCAGAGGTTAAAACGAATAAGAAGTCGCATCTAAAGGTTAATCTGCATCCCAAGCCTAAGAAAATGTGTGTGACTGAGTTGGATATACAGCATGTGTTATCGTCGTGGACTGGTATTCCAGTTGAAAAAATATCACAGGAAGAAGCATTGAAGCTCCTTAACATGGAAAAAACTCTCCAAACCCAAGTGATCGGACAGAAAAAAGCAGTTGTATCTGTTAGCCGAGCTATACGCAGAGCCAAAGTTGGAATCAGGGACCTAAATCGTCCCATTGCAAGCTTTTTGTTCACTGGACCTACTGGAGTAGGCAAAACAGAGCTAGCTAAATTAGTTTCAAAAGAGTATTTTGGGTCGAAAGAAGCATTGGTAAGATTTGACATGAGTGAGTACATGGCAAAGCATGACGTGTCTAAACTAATTGGAGCGCCTCCAGGGTATGTAGGACACCATGATGGCGGGCAGCTAACAGAAGCTGTGAAAAGAAGGCCGCATAATTTGGTACTTTTTGATGAGATTGAGAAGGCTCACCCAGATGTATTTAACGCAATGCTCCAGATATTAGATGATGGCAGGCTAACTGATGGTAAAGGCTGCCTTGTAGACTTCAAGAACACAATTATCATACTTACTTCTAATATCGGAGGTCAATTAAATGGTAAGTATGAGCAAGTGAAACACGAGGTTTCTGAATTATTAAAGCAAAAATTTAGGCCAGAGTTCTTGAATAGGCTTGATGACATTATCGTTTTTAAGCAACTCACAAAGAAACGTCTGAAAAAAATTGTTCAGCTGATGCTGAAAGAGTTTAAAGAAAAGGTATGGGAAAGGAAGGATATTATCGTTAAAATAGAGAATAAAGTTCGTGATATGGTGCTTGAAGAGGGCTACTCTCCAAGCTATGGAGCAAGACCGTTGAGGAGGGCCATTACTAGAATTTTGGAAGATAGTTTGGGTGATAGAATTTTGTCCGGTGATGTGAAAGAGGGTGACACCGTGACAGTTGATGTAAATTCGCGAGGAGAAatagttttttttacataa
- the LOC108227452 gene encoding endoglucanase 25 isoform X1 has translation MYGRDPWGGSLEIAADSGTDDDRSRNLNDIDRAALSKPLDETQQSWLLGPHEQKKKKYVDLGCVVVSKKIFVWTVGIILGAGLIAGFIALLVNTLPHHHPKPPPPDNYTLALRKALMFFNAQRSGKLPKHNNVSWRGNSCLQDGKSDPSSISKNLVGGYYDAGDAIKFNFPQSFAMTMLSWSVIEYSAKYEAAGELNHIKDVIKWGTDYLLKTFNSSADTIDRVVMQVGIGDTSGGPSPNDHYCWMRPEDIDYDRPVTECHSCSDLAAEMAAALASASIVFKDNKAYSEKLVHGAKTLFKFARDQRGRYSVGTEAEIFYNSTSYWDEFVWGGAWMYYATGNNSYLSLSTNIKMATHAGAFWGGQDYGVLSWDNKLAGAQVLLTRLRLFLSPGYPYEEALKTFHNQTSIYMCSFLPFFTSFNRTKGGLIQLNHGRPQPLQYVVNAAFLATLFSDYMDAADTPGWYCGPNFYSTDILRSFAQTQIDYVLGKNPRKMSYLVGFGTHYPKQVHHRGASIPKNKVKYNCKGGWKWRDTTKPNPNTLVGAMVAGPDRHDGFHDKRTNYNYTEPTIAGNAGLVAALVALSGGKSTLIDKNTMFSAVPPMFPLPPPPPAAWKP, from the exons ATGTATGGGAGAGATCCATGGGGTGGTTCTTTAGAAATTGCTGCAGATTCTGGCACTGATGATGATCGGAGCAGGAATTTAAATGATATCGATAGGGCGGCACTATCTAAGCCATTGGATGAGACTCAACAGAGTTGGTTATTAGGCCCTCATgagcaaaagaagaagaaatatgTGGATTTGGGTTGTGTAGTTGTGAGTAAAAAGATTTTTGTGTGGACTGTTGGTATAATTTTAGGAGCTGGTTTGATTGCAGGATTTATTGCTCTTCTTGTTAACACTTTGCCACATCATCATCCCAAACCTCCACCACCGGATAATTACACGCTTGCTTTGCGAAAAGCACTTATGTTCTTTAATGCACAGAGAT CCGGAAAACTTCCAAAACATAATAATGTTTCATGGAGGGGAAACTCTTGTTTACAAGATGGGAAATCAGATCCTTCATCTATAAGCAAAAATTTGGTTGGTGGTTATTACGATGCTGGCGATGCAATCAAATTCAATTTTCCACAATCTTTTGCAATGACCATGTTGAGTTGGAGTGTGATTGAGTACAGTGCTAAATATGAAGCTGCAGGGGAGCTTAACCATATTAAAGATGTCATTAAGTGGGGAACTGATTATCTTCTAAAAACTTTTAATTCTTCTGCTGATACCATAGATCGCGTTGTGATGCAG GTAGGAATTGGAGATACCAGTGGAGGACCAAGTCCAAATGATCATTATTGTTGGATGCGCCCTGAGGACATTGATTATGATCGACCTGTAACTGAATGCCATAGTTGCTCAGACCTTGCAGCAGAGATGGCAGCTGCTCTGGCTTCAGCATCTATTGTTTTTAAGGACAACAAGGCATACTCTGAGAAACTTGTTCATGGAGCGAAAACCCTCTTTAAATTTGCTAGAGATCAGCGTGGCAGGTATAGCGTAGGTACGGAGGCTGAAATTTTCTATAACTCCACTAGCTATTGGGATGAGTTTGTCTGGGGAGGTGCATGGATGTATTATGCTACGGGAAATAATTCTTACCTCTCCCTTTCTACTAATATCAAAATGGCCACACATGCTGGTGCTTTTTGGGGAGGCCAAGATTATGGTGTACTTAGTTGGGATAACAAGCTTGCAGGAGCTCAA GTTCTTTTAACACGTTTGAGATTGTTCTTGAGCCCTGGGTATCCTTATGAAGAAGCTTTAAAGACATTTCATAACCAGACCAGCATATACATGTGCTCATTCCTTCCTTTTTTCACTAGCTTCAACAGAACAAAAG GAGGGTTGATCCAGTTAAATCATGGAAGGCCACAGCCTCTTCAGTATGTTGTCAATGCTGCTTTTTTGGCTACATTATTTAGTGACTATATGGATGCTGCGGATACACCTGGATGGTACTGTGGACCAAATTTCTACTCAACTGATATCCTCCGTTCATTTGCTCAGACCCAG ATCGACTATGTTCTTGGTAAAAATCCTAGAAAGATGAGTTATCTTGTGGGATTCGGCACTCACTATCCGAAACAAGTCCACCATAGAGGTGCATCCATTCCTAAAAACAAGGTCAAATACAACTGCAAAGGAGGATGGAAATGGAGAGACACTACAAAGCCAAATCCTAATACTCTTGTCGGGGCTATGGTTGCTGGCCCTGACAGGCATGACGGTTTCCACGACAAGCGTACAAACTATAATTACACAGAACCAACTATTGCAGGCAATGCTGGTTTAGTCGCTGCCCTAGTGGCTTTATCAGGTGGTAAAAGTACGCTCATTGACAAGAACACCATGTTCTCTGCAGTTCCACCCATGTTTCCCCTCCCACCGCCACCACCAGCTGCTTGGAAACCTTGA